The genomic interval AAGGAGGCCCTCGACCCTCTTTACTTCGTCTGCGAGCTGCTCGGGACTTGTGAGGAGCTTCTGCATTATCTCTAGTTTTTCCCGGCCGAGATCCCCCTTGTTCACCACGGGTATAGTATCTATCCCCAGTCGTAGCTGGGCAATAGTGGCCAGTAGCTTTAAGGATAAAATGTCCTGGGGCCTGGAGGCAAGAGTCGGGTCAAATATAACAATACCCATCACGTAGTCGTATTTCTTCATCTTCTCGACAAACTCAACTCCAAAGTCCCGAAATAGGAAGAGCTCCATCTGTCCCGGCGTATCGACCAGAATATATGGGTTCTTGAGAGATGCAATCTTCGCCACAATATCGTCGAGGTTGCCCATGGCTATCTCTATGCTCCTGATTAGTGCGCCATTTGGGCCCAGCCTCTCACGTGTCATGACCTCCTCAGCCCTGACATAACTCCTAATATCCACGTCTGCAACGTAGGGCGTAAAAACCGCGCCGGGGTCCAGGTTGACATAGCCCGGCTTCATGAACTGGTTCTTCTCAATCCACTTACCAAGGCTGGCCACAAGCGAAGTCTTCCCGCAACCAGCGGGACCAAGAACCACCACAATGTTCTTTTTTACCATGAGATATATAACGAGAACCATGAATAAAAACATGTCCAAAACGCGAAAACTTTTAATTCAGCCTCTCCTCTTTATTTCTTAGCCGGGGTGGCCGAGCGGTCCAAGGCGGTGGACACCCGAGAGGCCACAATGGAGATCCACTACCCCAAAAGGGTGCCCGGGTTCAAATCCCGGCCCCGGCGCCATTCTACCTCTAGCGCGCTGGTTTTCGCTCTGTTATCATCCAGATTGCTTTGGTCTATCGTCTTATTTTTTGAGGGCTCGGCATGCTTTTAAATCTCCTGGGAATATATCAAGGTGATAGGTTTGGAAGAGGCAAAGACAACTTGGAGTGGAGGTAAGTGGTCAAGGATCAGGGTTATGCTAGAGTTTCCCCTAGACTCCGAGGCTTTTCTTAGCCTCCGTGTAGACGACTTCAAGGGTAAGGGGGTGGAGATAACGTCCAGCCACGTGGACGGCAGGCTTATTTATGTCGTTGAATCTACGCCGGATAAATTTTCCCTCGCGAGGTCAATATCCAACGAGTTGCTCCGTCTGGCAAAAATGCTTGAAGCCGTCGGGAAACGTCTTAAACAAGCTGATGGCGGGCCCGCCGGGACTTGAACCCGGGACCTACGGCTCCGAAGGCCGCCGCGCTTCCTGACTGCGCTACGGGCCCTCCTAACCAAGTATGCATAAGGGGCTAGGCTCTAAAATATTCTTTTCTAGTACAGGAAACTGGAAATATCTAGGTCGCGTCTTTCCGTATGGCTAGCTCCATGCGAATAGGTTTTACGGGAAGCTCCGCGAAGCTCCTTGATGAGGCGGGATCCGCTTTCAATAAAAGGGGCGTGTTGATTTTCGGGGCGCCATAGACGGGTAAATTTTCTCAGTCCTATCTTTAACTCCTCGAGGTATAGGAGCCCATCGTCAACGGGTTTGGCATGCACGTAGCCCTTCATTATTCGGCTTTCCAGGTAGCCAGAAGCCTCGATTGTTCTACGGTACCCAGAGGGGTAGCCGACGAGAACAACCAAAAAACCTACTGGAACCTTCCTGTTGAAATATGTTTCCGGAAAAGCATATCCCAACATATGCATGCTCATTTTCATGGGGAATGCTTCTCGCGCCGCTTGCTCTAAGAACATAAATGGAACTAGGTGTATACTTCTATACTTGTCCCTTGCCCATGCCAGAATCCGGAGGGCTCTAGCTGGAATCTTGGGGTCATATACATCTGCAAGGGTTGCGGCTTCGCGTAACCCAGCGACGAGAAAGAAAACCTTGTTGCCAAGAGTCAGCCTAAGCACGGGGATAGAAACCACCGTAAAAGAGCCTTTGTATTTCTCCTTGGGCATGCCTTTGCTCATTAGAAAAATGCGCTAGAGATTTAACGTGGACAGGAGAAGGATGGGGAATGTTGTCCCTATACAAAAAATTTATTAGTGATACGAGAAATAATAAAAGGACAGCTTGCACCCCCTCGAAGCCGGGGTGGCCGAGCGGTCACACCAAAAAGTGCCACAAAAGGCGGCGGATTGCTAATCCGCTGGCGATTTCGCCTCCCGGGTTCGAATCCCGGCCCCGGCGCCATTCTGCAATATATGGGAATAGATTGAAATATCTACAAGGCTAGATTAACCATGTGAAGCCTAGATCATTCGTGTTTAGTTTCGGTTTTCGTGAAGATCTTGTTCTTAGGCGGCTTGGGAGTCTTGCTATACGTGGAAACGAAAAAATAGTGTTGTTTACGGGTAGCCCTATTGCCCAGGAGACAATCATGGCTTATAACCGGCTGAGAGACTACTGTTCAGAGGTGGGTCTGAAGAGGCCGAGACTTGTAGAGTTGCCGATTCCCGACTCTACAGAAGCTGTAATCAGAGTTAAACATGAAGTGAAGGGTCTAACTGAGCCGATTATTACAGACCTGACAGATGGGAAGAAGTCGGTCTCTCTGGCTGTATTCATGGGTCTACTTCTCTCTGGAAAACTCTTCGAGGTCTTTATTTCCTCGGAGGCCCCGTTGGGGGAAGAGCTGTGGATACCGCCTGGCATAACAAAGGCTATGTTAGCTCTCAGCAAGGAGAAGCGCCAGATACTGGTAGTCATTTCGAGAAACAAGCATTGCACCGTCGATTTAATAGCTCAGAAGGTAGGCCGTGCCCCGAAAACCATAAGGAATCAT from Thermofilum adornatum carries:
- a CDS encoding ATP/GTP-binding protein; amino-acid sequence: MVKKNIVVVLGPAGCGKTSLVASLGKWIEKNQFMKPGYVNLDPGAVFTPYVADVDIRSYVRAEEVMTRERLGPNGALIRSIEIAMGNLDDIVAKIASLKNPYILVDTPGQMELFLFRDFGVEFVEKMKKYDYVMGIVIFDPTLASRPQDILSLKLLATIAQLRLGIDTIPVVNKGDLGREKLEIMQKLLTSPEQLADEVKRVEGLLGEISEKMIQILEEYRFATRIPIVSSLTWEGLEKLYDMIHEIFCTCGDLT
- the csa3 gene encoding CRISPR-associated CARF protein Csa3; translation: MKPRSFVFSFGFREDLVLRRLGSLAIRGNEKIVLFTGSPIAQETIMAYNRLRDYCSEVGLKRPRLVELPIPDSTEAVIRVKHEVKGLTEPIITDLTDGKKSVSLAVFMGLLLSGKLFEVFISSEAPLGEELWIPPGITKAMLALSKEKRQILVVISRNKHCTVDLIAQKVGRAPKTIRNHLVDLKKMGLVVSLGKEGGLKLTSWGRVVLSAYK